Proteins encoded within one genomic window of Gloeobacter kilaueensis JS1:
- the brnA gene encoding type II toxin-antitoxin system BrnA family antitoxin gives MKASDFDQHFDDTDQDMTAMLDISKASRPGLRTKRVNVDFPDWMVKSLDREANRLGVTRQSLIKLWIAEGLKSRGLVGP, from the coding sequence ATGAAAGCATCTGATTTTGACCAGCATTTTGATGATACTGATCAGGACATGACGGCCATGCTTGATATCAGTAAAGCGAGCCGTCCAGGACTCCGCACAAAACGGGTCAATGTAGATTTTCCCGATTGGATGGTGAAGTCTCTTGATAGAGAAGCAAACCGCTTGGGTGTTACGCGCCAGTCTCTTATCAAGCTTTGGATCGCAGAGGGCTTGAAGAGCAGGGGTCTAGTCGGCCCGTAG
- a CDS encoding NAD(P)/FAD-dependent oxidoreductase → MEDVIVVGAGITGLAAARILRRAGLKVKLLEKSRGVGGRLATRRVETPYGTVSVDHGAQYFTCRSDTFRAFLAPLIAQKEVAVWIESVPTLKADGSLEAASAEHRSPRYVCPAGMSTLAKHLAQDLQVLLEHRVQSIAPTDSGHWQVHTENGACEEARAVLLTAPPAQSLVIADDFADDPAFAPASTVDFQPCLALIAGYGPVPPDKLPVALRWEDDPILAWSAVDSSKRLHPVSLTLVLHAQPEFSHQFLEADSELTTGEILHHCAKRLAPYTPLDLAQPEWVQLHRWRYAMPDNPLKENFLAIHTPAPLLMAGCWCAGARVEGAFVSGEAAGRALLQCLDR, encoded by the coding sequence ATGGAAGATGTGATCGTCGTCGGGGCAGGGATTACTGGACTGGCTGCTGCCCGTATTCTCAGGCGAGCCGGTCTAAAAGTTAAGTTACTCGAAAAGTCGCGGGGAGTCGGTGGCCGCCTCGCGACCCGCCGGGTCGAGACGCCCTACGGAACGGTGTCCGTCGATCACGGTGCCCAGTACTTTACCTGCCGCAGCGACACTTTTCGCGCCTTTCTCGCCCCCCTCATCGCCCAAAAGGAAGTAGCAGTCTGGATCGAGAGCGTACCGACTCTAAAGGCGGACGGCAGCCTCGAAGCCGCCAGTGCTGAGCACCGCTCGCCGCGCTACGTCTGCCCGGCGGGGATGAGTACCCTCGCCAAACATCTAGCGCAGGATCTGCAAGTCCTCCTCGAGCACCGGGTGCAGTCGATCGCCCCCACCGATAGCGGCCACTGGCAGGTCCACACCGAGAACGGCGCGTGCGAGGAGGCGCGCGCTGTGCTCCTCACCGCTCCGCCGGCGCAGAGCCTCGTCATCGCCGATGACTTTGCCGACGATCCTGCCTTTGCCCCGGCCAGCACCGTCGATTTTCAGCCCTGTCTGGCGCTCATCGCCGGTTACGGCCCGGTGCCGCCGGATAAATTGCCGGTTGCCCTGCGCTGGGAGGACGATCCGATTCTTGCCTGGAGCGCGGTGGATTCTTCCAAGCGCCTGCATCCGGTCTCTCTCACCCTTGTTCTCCACGCTCAGCCCGAATTCAGTCATCAATTTCTTGAGGCGGACTCTGAGCTAACGACCGGCGAGATCTTGCACCACTGTGCGAAGCGGCTTGCCCCCTACACGCCCCTCGATCTGGCCCAGCCAGAGTGGGTACAGCTGCACCGCTGGCGCTACGCAATGCCCGACAACCCGCTCAAAGAGAACTTTCTGGCCATTCATACCCCCGCTCCACTGCTGATGGCCGGCTGCTGGTGCGCGGGGGCGCGGGTAGAGGGCGCTTTTGTTTCTGGCGAGGCCGCCGGTCGGGCGCTCCTGCAATGCCTCGATCGCTAG
- a CDS encoding photosystem II complex extrinsic protein U yields the protein MQHHARKMSALAVSGAILLGVCTAVLAQTTTSEPSTTTTTQTPGARTAPSTTTPGTSPAPAARTLNLNAVTVAQLVRAGLDQPSAQLIVQNQPYSKPEDVLEVKGLSDRTKAALKANMDILRAEPAPSAK from the coding sequence ATGCAGCATCATGCCCGCAAGATGAGCGCCCTCGCTGTCAGTGGAGCGATTCTTCTGGGAGTGTGCACAGCGGTTCTCGCCCAGACTACGACCAGTGAACCGAGTACGACCACCACTACCCAGACGCCGGGTGCGCGGACGGCACCGAGCACGACCACGCCAGGCACAAGCCCGGCTCCAGCGGCCAGAACCTTGAACCTCAACGCCGTCACCGTCGCCCAACTGGTCCGCGCCGGTCTCGATCAGCCCTCGGCACAGCTCATCGTTCAGAACCAACCCTACAGCAAGCCAGAGGATGTCCTCGAGGTCAAAGGGCTCTCGGATCGAACGAAGGCGGCTCTCAAAGCAAACATGGATATTTTGAGAGCTGAACCAGCACCTTCTGCAAAATAG
- the crtD gene encoding C-3',4' desaturase CrtD: MPEKMMDRPSRDCQVVVIGAGIGGLTAGALLAARGFDVLVLEQAFVPGGCASTFKRRGFTFDVGATQVAGLEPGGVHERVFRELNIEPPTATPCDPACAVYLPDETEAINVWRDPVRWRAERSQHFAGSERFWAKLDQLFELSWDFNQREPLLPPVNPSDYLALAGKLRPRTLLTAPYALRTVADVLKDYRLTGDRRLRRFLDMQLKLYSTAEADQTAVLYGAVSLGLSCEPHGLFHLEGSMQVLSERLVEGLRKYKGRLLTGQKVQAIRTQQGKAAGVVVFDRRREREWELRAAQIVANVPVWSLPDLLGTVLPVRYREQIDKLPEAPGAFVLYLGVREEAIPSGCPPHLQFLYDLDGPVAENNSLFVSVSRPGDGRAPEGHSTIIASSFTNARAWIDAPDYEAMKAAYTETAIDRLASYFPDLREQIVHAEAATPRTFQFYAGRPYGYVGGIGQRPNHFGPFSLSNRTPIANLWLVGDSTYPGEGTAGVSYSALNCVRLLEKHAR; the protein is encoded by the coding sequence ATGCCAGAAAAGATGATGGACCGTCCCTCGCGCGACTGCCAGGTGGTGGTGATTGGAGCCGGGATCGGCGGACTGACGGCGGGCGCACTGCTCGCAGCCCGTGGCTTCGACGTGCTGGTACTGGAGCAGGCGTTCGTGCCGGGCGGCTGCGCCTCGACATTCAAGCGGCGCGGCTTTACCTTCGATGTCGGCGCGACCCAGGTGGCGGGACTGGAACCGGGTGGCGTCCACGAGCGGGTCTTCCGCGAACTGAATATCGAACCGCCGACGGCCACACCCTGCGATCCGGCCTGCGCGGTCTATCTGCCAGACGAAACAGAAGCGATCAATGTCTGGCGCGATCCGGTGCGCTGGCGGGCAGAGCGCTCCCAACACTTTGCGGGCAGCGAGCGCTTCTGGGCCAAGCTCGACCAGCTGTTTGAGCTGAGCTGGGACTTTAATCAGCGCGAACCCCTGCTCCCGCCGGTCAACCCCAGCGACTACCTGGCCCTCGCAGGCAAGCTCCGGCCCCGGACGTTGCTGACGGCCCCCTACGCCCTGCGCACGGTGGCGGATGTGCTCAAGGACTATCGCCTCACAGGCGACCGGCGGCTGCGCCGCTTTCTTGATATGCAGCTCAAGCTCTACTCCACCGCCGAGGCGGACCAGACCGCTGTGCTCTACGGCGCAGTCTCCCTGGGCCTCTCCTGCGAGCCCCACGGTCTATTTCATCTCGAAGGCAGTATGCAGGTTTTGAGCGAGCGGCTGGTGGAGGGGCTGCGCAAGTACAAAGGACGGCTGCTTACCGGCCAGAAGGTGCAGGCGATCCGCACCCAGCAGGGCAAGGCTGCCGGGGTGGTTGTCTTTGACCGCCGCCGCGAGCGGGAGTGGGAACTGCGGGCCGCTCAGATCGTGGCGAACGTGCCGGTCTGGAGTCTGCCGGATCTGCTCGGGACGGTGCTGCCGGTGCGCTATCGCGAGCAGATCGACAAGCTGCCGGAAGCGCCGGGAGCCTTCGTGCTCTATCTCGGAGTGCGGGAAGAAGCGATCCCATCCGGTTGCCCGCCCCACCTGCAGTTTCTCTACGACCTCGACGGACCGGTGGCGGAGAACAATTCGCTCTTCGTCTCGGTCAGCCGTCCCGGCGACGGTCGCGCCCCCGAGGGCCACAGCACGATCATCGCCTCCAGTTTCACCAATGCCAGAGCCTGGATCGATGCTCCCGACTACGAAGCGATGAAGGCGGCGTACACCGAGACGGCGATCGACAGACTGGCGAGCTACTTTCCGGACCTGCGCGAGCAGATCGTCCACGCCGAAGCGGCCACCCCGCGCACCTTCCAGTTCTATGCCGGTCGGCCCTACGGCTACGTCGGCGGCATCGGGCAGCGGCCCAACCACTTCGGCCCCTTCTCGCTCTCCAACCGCACCCCAATCGCCAACCTCTGGCTGGTGGGAGACAGCACCTACCCCGGCGAAGGAACGGCAGGGGTCAGCTATTCGGCCCTCAACTGCGTCCGCTTGCTCGAAAAGCACGCCCGCTGA
- the ruvA gene encoding Holliday junction branch migration protein RuvA, with product MISFLRGQLVEVGPRSGQSWATLEVGGVGYRVWIHARTVRQLPRIGEEVKLFTAFIVREDAMQLFGFLEASERELFDQLISVSGIGPRMGLALLETLAPTELVQAILQGNTRALALAPGIGAKTAQRLALELRTRLSKWREEAGIAAVGAKADTRIYAEVEMALLALGFAPNETVKALDAIAPALAEEQQTEVWLRSAISWLSEER from the coding sequence GTGATTAGCTTTTTGCGCGGCCAGCTTGTCGAAGTCGGTCCACGCAGCGGCCAGAGTTGGGCGACGCTGGAGGTGGGCGGCGTCGGCTACCGCGTCTGGATTCATGCCCGCACCGTCCGGCAACTGCCGCGCATCGGCGAGGAGGTGAAGCTTTTTACGGCCTTCATCGTCCGCGAGGACGCGATGCAGCTATTTGGCTTTTTAGAAGCGAGCGAGCGCGAACTCTTTGATCAGCTCATCTCGGTGAGCGGCATCGGGCCACGCATGGGCCTGGCGCTCCTCGAAACCCTTGCTCCCACCGAACTGGTCCAGGCCATCCTCCAGGGCAACACCCGTGCCCTCGCCCTCGCCCCCGGCATCGGTGCCAAGACCGCCCAACGCCTCGCCCTCGAACTGCGCACCCGCCTTTCTAAGTGGCGCGAGGAGGCGGGCATCGCCGCCGTCGGGGCAAAAGCTGACACCCGCATCTACGCCGAGGTGGAGATGGCCCTGCTCGCTCTGGGCTTCGCTCCAAATGAAACCGTAAAAGCCCTCGACGCCATCGCCCCGGCCCTGGCCGAAGAACAACAGACCGAAGTCTGGCTTAGAAGCGCAATCAGCTGGCTCTCAGAGGAAAGATAG
- a CDS encoding ABC transporter permease, translated as MSTVRVMAVAVNVFRESVRDRVLYLIVLFAVLLLLGARLLPDLSAGAEFKLILDLGLGVIHLFGLVVAIFLGTSLLYKEIEKRTIYLLIAKPLDPAEFILGKHLGLAAVLAVLIALMSLCFAAVLAIGRVPAGGLAAALGLSVAFGYLELLVIVAAALFFGSFTSPVLASIFTISLYLVGHFTADLLNLGRLSKNAFSAQLTQFLYLILPNLERLNLRNGAVYGQLPPPGELALSGLYALLYTGLLLSLAVLIFARREF; from the coding sequence GTGAGCACGGTTCGGGTTATGGCGGTGGCGGTCAATGTCTTCCGCGAGTCGGTGCGTGACCGCGTGCTCTATTTGATTGTCCTGTTTGCAGTGCTGCTGCTATTGGGAGCGCGGCTGCTGCCGGATCTCAGCGCCGGGGCAGAGTTCAAGCTCATCCTCGATCTGGGTCTGGGGGTGATTCACCTGTTCGGTCTGGTGGTGGCTATCTTTCTGGGAACCAGCCTGCTCTACAAAGAAATCGAAAAGCGCACGATCTACCTGCTCATCGCCAAGCCCCTCGATCCGGCAGAATTTATCCTCGGCAAGCACCTCGGCCTGGCGGCGGTGCTCGCAGTGCTCATCGCCTTGATGAGCCTCTGCTTTGCTGCCGTGCTCGCGATAGGCCGTGTACCGGCGGGCGGCCTCGCCGCTGCCCTGGGCCTCTCCGTCGCCTTTGGCTATCTCGAACTGCTCGTGATCGTCGCGGCGGCGCTCTTTTTTGGCAGCTTTACCAGCCCCGTACTCGCCTCGATCTTCACGATCTCGCTGTATCTGGTGGGCCACTTTACAGCGGACCTGCTCAACCTGGGCCGATTGTCCAAAAACGCCTTCAGCGCCCAACTCACCCAGTTTCTCTACCTGATACTGCCGAATCTCGAGCGGCTGAACCTGCGCAACGGTGCTGTCTACGGCCAACTGCCCCCTCCTGGTGAACTGGCGCTCTCGGGGCTTTACGCCCTTTTGTATACCGGCCTGCTCTTGAGCCTCGCAGTGCTCATCTTTGCCCGGCGCGAGTTCTAA
- a CDS encoding aspartate carbamoyltransferase catalytic subunit — MVWTRRHILSLSDFSFVEYALVLQTAGSFQQVLARPNRKVPTLQGRIIVNLFFEPSTRTRSSFELAAKALSADVVNFSPSTSSLTKGETIFDTTRTYLAMGMDIVVVRHSLSGVPQSIAQDLEQLGSPVSVINAGDGQHEHPTQGLLDLFTLCALLDPHDPRPELLAGKKIAIVGDILHSRVARSNLWSLVTCGADVHLAGPPTLLPAEFAQFGVTLHHRLEPALAGADFVMTLRLQKERMGDYLLPSLREYHRLYGITREKLAHCRPEVRVLHPGPVNRGVELSSDLLDDPRLSLVSQQVASGVAVRMALLYLLGGGR, encoded by the coding sequence ATGGTCTGGACCCGCCGCCACATTCTCAGTCTGAGCGATTTCAGCTTCGTTGAATACGCCCTGGTTCTCCAGACGGCGGGTAGCTTCCAGCAGGTGCTCGCCCGGCCCAACCGCAAGGTGCCCACCCTGCAGGGGCGGATCATCGTCAATCTGTTCTTCGAGCCTTCGACGCGCACGCGCTCAAGCTTCGAGCTGGCGGCGAAGGCACTCTCGGCGGATGTCGTCAACTTCAGCCCGTCTACTTCTTCCCTCACCAAGGGCGAGACGATCTTTGACACCACCCGCACCTACCTGGCGATGGGCATGGATATCGTCGTCGTCCGCCACAGCCTGAGCGGCGTTCCGCAGAGCATCGCCCAGGATCTCGAACAGCTGGGCAGTCCCGTAAGTGTGATCAACGCCGGCGACGGCCAGCACGAACATCCGACCCAGGGGTTGCTGGATCTGTTTACCCTCTGTGCCCTGCTCGATCCGCACGATCCACGCCCCGAACTGCTCGCAGGCAAAAAAATTGCGATCGTCGGTGACATTCTCCACTCGCGGGTGGCGCGATCGAACCTGTGGAGCCTTGTCACCTGTGGCGCTGATGTCCACCTCGCCGGTCCCCCGACCCTGTTGCCGGCTGAATTTGCCCAGTTCGGCGTCACCCTGCACCACCGGCTTGAACCAGCCCTCGCGGGTGCTGACTTTGTGATGACCCTGAGGTTACAAAAAGAACGGATGGGGGACTATCTGCTGCCGAGCCTGCGCGAGTACCACAGGCTCTACGGCATCACCCGCGAAAAACTTGCCCACTGCCGGCCTGAGGTGCGCGTGCTCCATCCCGGCCCGGTCAATCGGGGCGTCGAACTCAGTTCCGACCTGCTCGACGATCCACGATTGAGCCTCGTCTCCCAGCAGGTGGCAAGCGGTGTCGCCGTGCGGATGGCCCTGCTCTATCTATTGGGCGGTGGCCGATAA
- a CDS encoding VOC family protein, producing the protein MIKHFDHVTVVVQDVRAAQQFFGLLGFEEDKSVVIAGPKFSAYMGVDGIEAEHVTLVLADVSPRTEVQLLKYHHPHFLPDPAISNLTKLGFNHVCFAVDDLEAEVARLEARGVQLRNEIMDFHGRKLVFLWGPEGITVELAQWVEAARSAEAGTAAS; encoded by the coding sequence ATGATCAAACATTTTGACCACGTTACCGTCGTAGTACAAGATGTCCGGGCGGCCCAGCAGTTTTTCGGCCTGCTGGGGTTCGAGGAAGACAAGTCTGTCGTGATCGCGGGCCCAAAGTTCTCGGCCTATATGGGAGTAGACGGCATTGAGGCCGAACACGTCACGCTCGTCCTCGCCGATGTCTCACCGCGAACAGAAGTGCAATTACTGAAGTACCACCATCCGCATTTTCTCCCCGACCCGGCGATCAGCAATCTTACCAAACTGGGGTTCAACCACGTCTGCTTTGCCGTGGACGATCTGGAGGCTGAGGTGGCAAGGCTTGAAGCGAGGGGCGTCCAACTTCGCAACGAGATTATGGACTTTCATGGGCGAAAACTGGTCTTTCTTTGGGGACCGGAGGGCATCACTGTGGAGCTGGCGCAATGGGTCGAAGCCGCACGTAGCGCCGAAGCAGGCACTGCAGCTAGCTGA
- a CDS encoding DUF2997 domain-containing protein, whose protein sequence is MEQIEFIIHPDGRVEERVEGVTGNSCSELTRSIEQALGHTCHTQLTAEYYQQAQVSQSLWNTFEPH, encoded by the coding sequence ATGGAACAAATCGAATTCATCATCCATCCTGATGGCCGCGTCGAGGAGCGCGTCGAGGGGGTCACAGGCAATAGCTGCTCGGAGCTGACCCGCTCGATCGAGCAGGCGCTGGGCCACACCTGTCATACGCAGCTCACCGCCGAGTACTACCAGCAGGCGCAGGTGTCTCAGTCATTGTGGAATACTTTTGAACCTCACTGA
- a CDS encoding BrnT family toxin, translated as MEFEFDDAKSAANKIKHGISFDEAQAIWEDSAYLEIPAKTIDEPRNMIIGLIGNKHWSAVITYRDDRIRLISVRRSRIEEIELYESI; from the coding sequence ATGGAGTTTGAATTCGACGATGCCAAAAGCGCGGCAAACAAGATCAAGCATGGGATTTCCTTCGATGAGGCACAAGCCATCTGGGAAGATTCCGCCTATCTTGAGATTCCAGCAAAAACGATAGACGAGCCCCGTAATATGATCATTGGCTTAATCGGTAACAAACACTGGTCAGCCGTAATCACCTACCGCGATGACCGCATCCGCTTGATCTCGGTGAGACGTTCAAGAATTGAGGAGATAGAACTTTATGAAAGCATCTGA
- a CDS encoding ferredoxin, with protein MSAEEPAAIRSGYEPELGGVLRSGQARSGYEPELGGMLRQKAVYVDEITCIGCGHCAYVARGTFYLESEYGRSRVINQDGDDEDRIQEAIDCCPVDCIHWVGYTELPALEEARRFQQIPDIGLPPTAHKLRPRRPVSRKPRVQKAEGR; from the coding sequence ATGAGCGCGGAAGAACCGGCAGCGATCCGCTCGGGCTACGAGCCAGAACTGGGCGGTGTGCTGCGCTCGGGCCAGGCGCGCTCCGGTTACGAGCCGGAACTGGGCGGGATGTTGCGCCAGAAGGCGGTCTACGTCGATGAGATAACCTGCATTGGCTGCGGTCACTGCGCCTACGTGGCGCGGGGCACCTTTTATCTAGAGTCCGAGTATGGCCGCTCGCGGGTGATCAATCAAGACGGCGACGACGAAGACCGCATTCAGGAGGCGATCGACTGCTGCCCGGTCGATTGCATCCACTGGGTCGGTTATACCGAGCTACCGGCGCTCGAAGAAGCGCGGCGCTTCCAGCAGATTCCGGATATTGGCCTGCCGCCCACCGCCCACAAGCTTAGACCCCGACGACCGGTCAGCCGCAAGCCGAGGGTCCAAAAAGCCGAGGGACGCTAG
- a CDS encoding CPBP family intramembrane glutamic endopeptidase — MILSRSQVLLVLALTALVLLLVAQIWRTLAQIDLAIAFSWTALLQGVGVGVAISLLSLLVYQLWPAYRESAIQYMEMVLAPLSRLDYLWLGLLPGLSEELLFRGVALPAIGLVASSVLFGLLHIWDWRHWPYALWATLIGLLLGGAMLVTGNLLVPVVAHILINWLSCLLWPKLVRQT, encoded by the coding sequence ATGATCCTTTCGCGCTCTCAGGTTCTGCTCGTTCTGGCCCTCACCGCCCTCGTGCTGTTGCTGGTGGCTCAGATCTGGCGGACACTGGCGCAGATCGACCTGGCCATTGCCTTCAGCTGGACAGCCCTGTTGCAGGGCGTCGGCGTGGGAGTGGCGATCAGTCTCCTCAGCCTGCTGGTCTACCAGCTGTGGCCCGCCTACCGCGAGAGCGCCATTCAATATATGGAAATGGTGCTCGCTCCTCTAAGCCGCCTCGATTACCTCTGGCTCGGACTGCTGCCCGGCTTGAGCGAGGAATTGCTCTTTCGGGGGGTGGCCCTGCCGGCGATCGGGCTTGTTGCCAGCAGCGTGCTTTTTGGTCTGCTCCATATCTGGGACTGGCGTCACTGGCCCTACGCGCTCTGGGCGACGCTCATCGGCCTTCTACTCGGGGGGGCGATGCTCGTTACGGGCAATCTGCTGGTGCCTGTCGTCGCTCATATTTTGATCAACTGGCTGTCGTGCCTGCTCTGGCCCAAGCTCGTGCGCCAGACATGA
- a CDS encoding DUF1257 domain-containing protein, producing MSHFSQIKTRIRDLDALQKALADLDIVCERGNVTVRGYRGQTRPAHLVIRQENGHDVGFVWNGQEYELVTDVQFWQQRWTLERFLGKVSQRYALHTVLAESAPKGFNVVTQENREDGTLRLVLQRWNG from the coding sequence ATGTCCCATTTTTCCCAAATCAAGACGCGCATCCGCGATCTGGATGCCTTGCAAAAGGCCCTGGCCGATCTTGATATTGTCTGTGAGCGCGGCAATGTCACGGTACGCGGCTATCGCGGCCAGACGCGCCCGGCTCATCTGGTGATCCGCCAGGAAAACGGACACGATGTCGGATTTGTCTGGAACGGCCAGGAATACGAGCTTGTCACCGACGTGCAGTTCTGGCAGCAGCGCTGGACGCTGGAACGCTTTTTGGGCAAGGTTTCCCAGCGCTATGCCCTGCACACGGTTCTAGCCGAGTCGGCTCCCAAGGGCTTTAACGTCGTTACCCAGGAAAATCGTGAGGACGGCACGCTGCGGCTGGTGCTCCAGCGCTGGAACGGCTGA
- a CDS encoding P-loop NTPase fold protein, whose protein sequence is MPLEHLFADEVPDARPYDHRRTLYEKFGIVSNPFPSANQTSGHPHLSTPADKQIDSEVIAFYSDRRSHVIAVTATQGIGKTNLLNAYETALREKLAPKGFFVIRYIADPEPSFDPLIRSIFENLGEEHLARTVTELRKKIQLDSKRQDVIEQVKVPEVKIMVRSLIGADTDDKLQRRCSLAYQWLIGLPVRKAHRDEISVQFRLDTVESRTRALQDIVYFSAAVGTLEGIFLLLDELEKQGSTLSIMNTVRYLSALRALIDALPRYLFLMLALTPDALERYKEQVPALRGRLINEVSLPALTTEEQAIDLWRFYLNSAEIEAKSLADDNQWRRIPSADFIVSKLDAQRLFGDLLRRGSVRGANSVRQREYLHALHESARRSIELAV, encoded by the coding sequence ATGCCACTTGAGCATCTATTTGCTGATGAGGTCCCAGATGCTCGTCCGTATGATCATCGAAGAACTCTGTATGAAAAGTTTGGTATCGTCTCAAATCCGTTTCCAAGTGCTAATCAAACTAGTGGTCATCCTCACTTATCAACACCCGCTGACAAGCAAATTGACTCTGAAGTTATAGCATTTTATTCTGATCGCAGATCTCACGTCATTGCTGTTACTGCGACTCAGGGAATCGGAAAAACAAATCTTCTAAATGCTTATGAGACTGCTCTTCGCGAGAAGCTTGCTCCTAAAGGATTTTTTGTGATCAGGTACATTGCAGACCCAGAGCCATCTTTTGACCCACTCATTAGATCAATATTTGAAAACCTTGGTGAAGAGCATTTAGCAAGAACTGTAACAGAATTACGCAAAAAAATCCAACTTGATTCCAAGAGGCAAGATGTTATAGAGCAAGTGAAAGTTCCAGAAGTAAAGATCATGGTGAGATCTTTAATTGGAGCTGATACTGATGATAAACTTCAAAGGCGTTGCTCACTTGCTTATCAATGGCTTATAGGGCTTCCTGTTAGGAAAGCGCATCGTGATGAGATAAGCGTTCAATTTCGGCTTGATACAGTCGAATCTAGAACTCGTGCTCTACAAGACATTGTTTACTTCAGCGCAGCTGTAGGCACTCTTGAGGGTATCTTTCTATTGTTAGATGAGCTAGAAAAGCAGGGTTCTACATTATCCATTATGAATACAGTAAGATATCTTTCAGCTTTGCGTGCTTTGATAGATGCATTGCCAAGATACTTGTTCCTGATGCTAGCTCTTACTCCTGATGCGTTGGAGCGTTATAAAGAGCAAGTGCCAGCTTTAAGGGGTCGCTTGATAAATGAGGTTTCACTTCCTGCACTGACGACAGAAGAACAAGCTATTGACCTATGGAGATTTTATTTGAATTCGGCCGAAATAGAAGCGAAAAGTCTAGCTGATGACAATCAATGGCGAAGGATTCCAAGTGCAGATTTTATTGTAAGCAAGCTTGATGCGCAGCGCCTCTTTGGCGACCTTCTTCGTCGTGGTTCAGTTCGAGGAGCAAATAGTGTTCGTCAGAGAGAATATCTTCATGCATTACATGAGAGTGCTCGCAGGTCTATTGAGTTAGCTGTTTAA
- a CDS encoding NifU family protein: MKDTFEDEALELNRENVELVLDEMRPYLMSDGGNVELVEIEGPIVKLRLQGACGSCPSSTYTLKLGIERRMRELIPGVAEVEQVL, from the coding sequence ATGAAAGACACTTTTGAGGACGAAGCTCTCGAACTCAACCGCGAGAACGTTGAACTGGTGCTCGACGAGATGCGCCCTTATCTGATGTCCGACGGGGGCAACGTCGAGCTGGTCGAAATCGAAGGGCCGATCGTCAAACTGCGCCTGCAGGGTGCCTGCGGCTCCTGTCCCAGTTCGACCTACACGCTCAAGTTGGGCATCGAGCGCCGCATGAGAGAACTGATTCCTGGCGTCGCCGAAGTCGAGCAGGTTCTTTGA